A single Candidatus Zixiibacteriota bacterium DNA region contains:
- a CDS encoding MATE family efflux transporter: protein MTNTDHITSGPITRTIFSLSIPVVLNMFMEFALTSTDYFWVGKLGSTAQDAVTSSMVVIWTVFAFISIICIGVTALVSRYIGARNPDKAAHYARQGLALAVGIGLTFSLAGIILTPSMLNFMDTSVATSVHAVPYLRISFGIAVLFFILDAIYAIFRASGDTRTPTKVGMVTVVLNMALDPLFIFGLGPIPAMGVPGAALATGVSVLVGVTWITVRMMRGGLGFDIGRVLRVPVHIRDMLKIIRIGLPIASQQLVFVVVYWFLIKYVHEFGEVAAAAMGIGNRMESLSYLTCFGVSIAASTMVGQNLGAGKPDRAARCAWGATGIAIGLTLVTSLLFILLPRQIASIFTDDPEVLHIAADYLVILGLSQTAMAIEIVLEGAFGGAGDTIPPMVVSVPGSLARIPMAYFLCFTLDWGINGIWWTLTITTLIKAIILGMWFKMGNWKKKQL, encoded by the coding sequence ATGACGAATACCGACCATATCACGAGCGGCCCGATCACGCGTACGATCTTTTCTCTATCGATCCCCGTTGTACTCAACATGTTCATGGAGTTCGCACTGACCTCCACCGATTATTTCTGGGTAGGCAAACTTGGATCGACGGCGCAAGATGCTGTGACCTCATCTATGGTTGTGATCTGGACGGTCTTTGCCTTCATTTCAATCATCTGCATTGGTGTCACAGCCCTCGTTTCCCGATATATTGGGGCGCGTAATCCCGATAAGGCGGCCCACTATGCGCGACAGGGGCTGGCCCTGGCAGTCGGTATTGGGCTGACTTTTTCTCTCGCAGGTATAATTCTTACGCCATCGATGCTCAACTTTATGGACACCAGTGTGGCTACTAGTGTTCATGCTGTCCCCTATCTGCGGATTTCATTTGGAATAGCTGTGCTCTTCTTCATTCTGGACGCCATCTACGCCATATTCCGAGCCTCAGGTGATACCAGGACTCCTACCAAGGTGGGCATGGTAACTGTAGTTCTGAACATGGCTCTCGATCCACTGTTCATTTTCGGTTTGGGACCAATCCCGGCTATGGGAGTGCCAGGCGCGGCTCTGGCCACAGGTGTATCGGTTCTGGTGGGCGTTACTTGGATAACAGTGCGAATGATGCGTGGTGGACTCGGCTTTGACATCGGCCGCGTCCTGCGGGTTCCGGTGCACATCAGAGATATGCTCAAGATCATCCGCATCGGTCTCCCAATCGCAAGTCAGCAACTCGTGTTTGTGGTTGTCTATTGGTTCTTGATCAAATATGTGCATGAATTCGGTGAGGTTGCTGCGGCCGCGATGGGTATCGGTAATCGCATGGAGTCACTCTCCTACCTGACCTGTTTCGGCGTCTCCATCGCTGCCTCTACTATGGTGGGACAGAATCTCGGCGCAGGCAAACCCGATCGCGCGGCCCGTTGTGCCTGGGGAGCAACCGGGATTGCGATAGGACTCACACTGGTTACTTCGCTCTTGTTCATTCTTCTCCCACGGCAGATAGCTTCTATCTTCACCGACGATCCGGAGGTGTTGCACATCGCGGCAGACTATCTTGTCATCCTCGGCCTGTCGCAAACGGCTATGGCTATCGAGATTGTTCTTGAAGGTGCTTTTGGAGGAGCGGGGGACACGATTCCTCCTATGGTGGTCTCAGTACCCGGATCGCTCGCCCGTATTCCTATGGCCTACTTTCTGTGCTTCACGCTCGACTGGGGTATTAATGGTATCTGGTGGACCCTGACGATCACTACTCTTATCAAAGCCATTATCCTGGGTATGTGGTTCAAAATGGGCAACTGGAAGAAGAAGCAACTCTGA
- a CDS encoding fumarylacetoacetate hydrolase family protein, with protein sequence MSQRFVRYQKSSEIGPQFGFLNGDLTGGTITPLGKAPWDGVEPAGGEFSARELSDKTLLAPVIPSKIICVGLNYHAHVKASYSADEAPERPLLFMKPSSSIIGPEARIVLPPVSERVDYEAELGVVIGKTACKVSVEEAANHIFGLTCVNDVTARDLQKLDGQWTRAKGFDTFCPVGPWIVTDINYDDILIEGILNDEVKQSGRTSQMIFLIPQLISYISSIMTLSPGDLISTGTPAGIAPMKSGDTIEVRVENVGTLRNHIVSTED encoded by the coding sequence ATGAGTCAGCGTTTTGTTAGATATCAGAAATCTTCCGAAATTGGACCTCAGTTCGGGTTTCTCAATGGTGATCTTACCGGAGGTACTATTACACCTTTAGGTAAGGCACCCTGGGACGGAGTTGAACCTGCGGGCGGTGAGTTTTCCGCAAGAGAGTTGTCCGACAAAACTTTGTTGGCACCGGTAATTCCATCGAAGATCATCTGCGTGGGATTGAACTACCATGCGCATGTCAAAGCATCGTATTCGGCTGATGAAGCCCCGGAGCGGCCGCTTCTGTTTATGAAGCCGTCTTCATCGATTATTGGTCCGGAGGCGAGGATTGTGCTTCCACCCGTTTCGGAACGTGTTGACTATGAAGCCGAACTTGGGGTCGTTATTGGCAAGACAGCCTGTAAGGTCAGTGTGGAGGAGGCAGCAAACCATATTTTTGGTTTGACCTGTGTCAATGATGTCACCGCGCGCGACCTTCAGAAACTCGACGGCCAATGGACACGGGCCAAGGGTTTTGATACGTTCTGTCCTGTTGGTCCCTGGATTGTCACAGACATCAATTATGATGACATCCTGATTGAAGGCATTCTCAACGATGAGGTCAAGCAGTCGGGACGCACTTCTCAGATGATTTTCCTTATCCCCCAGTTGATATCCTATATCTCTTCAATAATGACATTGAGCCCGGGCGATTTGATTTCCACAGGGACACCCGCCGGAATTGCTCCTATGAAGTCCGGCGATACGATTGAGGTGCGCGTCGAAAACGTAGGCACGCTTCGTAATCACATTGTCTCAACTGAAGACTGA
- a CDS encoding mechanosensitive ion channel family protein, with protein sequence MYEFMDYLAVPSQWQLLVGIAIIITVTVVAVLMARMLLFVVAQHLASRTKTDFDDKLLGAARRPAYLMVYLLGFGYLVQFLQDRELPYLSEAVFTIVDGVIFTFGVLIIAHMAVRVLSTMISWFGTNVASRTETKIDDEFMPLIDRAVKVILYVLGVLVILDHFDVNITGLITVLGVGSLAIALAAQDTIANMIGGFVIMIDRPFRTGDRLLLDDGRVCDVYQIGVRSTKFQTRENTLIIVPNAELTKSTVHNLSYPQTETRIRVDVGVGYGEDLDQVRTVMLDEASKHTNIIEHPAPQFRFLNFGDSALDVSLRCRVADVTTQYRTESELRQQVLRRFRVEGIEIPFPQRVVTMIADDSTDDESKASHPVLDDTPISHGSGTDDGDDDDDD encoded by the coding sequence ATGTATGAATTTATGGATTATCTGGCCGTACCGAGCCAATGGCAACTATTGGTGGGTATCGCGATTATCATAACTGTCACTGTTGTGGCTGTGTTGATGGCACGGATGCTATTGTTTGTTGTAGCGCAACACCTGGCTTCCCGAACCAAAACCGATTTCGACGATAAATTGCTCGGTGCTGCTCGTCGTCCCGCTTACCTGATGGTGTATCTTCTCGGGTTCGGTTACCTTGTCCAATTTCTTCAGGACCGGGAGTTACCCTATCTCAGTGAAGCTGTATTTACAATTGTCGACGGCGTGATCTTCACGTTCGGGGTTCTTATTATCGCACACATGGCAGTCCGAGTGCTTTCGACGATGATCTCATGGTTTGGTACAAATGTCGCTTCACGCACCGAAACGAAAATTGACGATGAGTTTATGCCATTGATTGACCGGGCCGTAAAGGTCATTTTGTACGTGCTTGGTGTGCTCGTGATACTCGACCACTTCGATGTCAATATCACTGGTCTTATTACTGTCCTGGGAGTAGGTTCACTGGCCATTGCCCTGGCCGCCCAGGATACGATCGCCAACATGATTGGTGGCTTTGTGATTATGATTGATCGTCCATTCCGAACGGGAGATCGCCTTCTCCTCGACGATGGTCGCGTTTGTGATGTCTACCAAATAGGAGTGCGCTCGACCAAGTTTCAAACACGCGAGAACACTCTCATTATTGTTCCTAATGCTGAACTAACAAAATCAACCGTTCATAACTTATCTTACCCTCAAACAGAGACGAGAATCCGTGTTGATGTCGGCGTTGGATATGGAGAAGATCTTGACCAGGTACGTACTGTGATGCTTGACGAAGCTTCCAAACACACCAATATAATAGAACATCCCGCTCCTCAGTTCCGATTTCTCAATTTTGGTGACAGTGCTTTGGATGTATCGCTACGTTGTCGCGTGGCCGATGTCACTACCCAATATCGAACTGAAAGTGAGCTCCGCCAGCAGGTGCTCCGTCGTTTCCGTGTCGAAGGAATCGAGATTCCGTTCCCGCAACGAGTGGTTACCATGATTGCCGACGACAGTACAGACGATGAGTCGAAAGCATCCCATCCTGTCCTTGATGATACTCCGATTTCGCACGGAAGTGGAACGGATGATGGAGACGATGATGATGACGATTGA